One genomic window of Salvelinus alpinus chromosome 9, SLU_Salpinus.1, whole genome shotgun sequence includes the following:
- the ccdc73 gene encoding coiled-coil domain-containing protein 73, whose translation MDVSADSGKRATTTGGHDFEKELSLSYTPHETDSGIISLQVLEFKTILHEAVEELHIHREAETRYEEQISKLVLEKQELEWQKESLQHQIDNMANQHTESLANVKKQFQSKIRGIEGERGKHQLTAELKDKEINSLKEELKLFQLFKYSLEKKLSELEQKLQLQTQTKDSHLKQLGEVEKRFGALSRQCAMVKQAHEKLEQNVEDAMRLNKKLTSVNRKQESTIISLKQDVEELNNKLIKAKVTSVGRSEENCNLTVKEQNIQQLQHRLHVETEMNKKLRDEHTTERNGKKEVMNSLQLAQQLLLTQTQAVSRVELELQAQRQEYQALKREHEVIREKIQEKEDRFTHLLEEYRNCRMIWENEKLTLQERIQSEHQDLRSVKEAYNHLHEQHTELSSRAILQAEHIQGLESGMKDYVKDNKNPMGENRDQSAKDEYVSKDVCRVDTVVVDEVAQTAESESTQENLDVTDVSDQSREVGPSGCSETVIDDSPQTAHCKVIDSVQATHGTNPDRSTDVEGGRKSCQGEDKPSSVLQPPAGSLKGLASLRSGSTDGLTTVTDVVHVLSICGIGEGQPTDSNNKRSSSDFNYPFCSLINNVCSSSNVHLSDKGDSMSGLSGFENSSVYGALNSDPMAGGTRDGEQDQSVYTPEMTTSQTFNKHRGRQKSTSSFQDIDPVQAVTPLAVSQSDPCNILLQKVIGIHVIRCHTPEANEVNILSESPSSSLPASAQQHSNTHIENPTEQETIGTSCLPSQPLNMAQQINPHGVVAQDCAQYDCNIGTKEPDDKHEQPVRDSVPVTEDALYPNCQETLPESGDLNVSPDAGNHGDPEQPSSDVSVDVDGPVGSQSQPCPVAMDSPQSERVHEGHCCNSTVEEKLRPPHANDKDIEVKHNNPATSKPPSDETDLSPKSNHSKQSCLLKTEEKTSETIDYSFLASNKRYRSSFELTSGKRDIHSRNMHSIVISQTTPTCQISPVSDLNTKLSSGFQEPPSPFTIPIFLKGKQNTRDPSMMTRSADSHNPPSLLTSHTRDHQGEWNTIRETFYEMSAEKESRDHISVNSALPIITTPSSMGSSKLWQDYPRTVSSPCLSNSSRLWQDLPRTVSSPCHPSFCRGTASEAFPPSSQDDEESQQSNIRAQIAQIEPFLCSARLRLPKKRKMD comes from the exons ATGGATGTCAGTGCAGACTCAGGGAAACGCGCCACCACG ACTGGAGGACACGACTTTGAAAAGGAGCTGTCGTTATCATATACCCCTCACGAGACAGACAGTGGCATCATTTCCTTACAGGTTTTGGAGTTTAAAACAATTCTTCATGAAGCAGTGGAAGAACTACATATTCACAGG gaggctgaaactcGGTATGAAGAGCAGATTAGTAAACTTGTGTTGGAGAAGCAGGAATTAGAATGGCAGAAG GAATCCCTTCAACATCAAATTGACAACATGGCAAATCAACATACGGAGTCTCTTGCCAATGTTAAAAAACAG TTTCAGTCCAAAATCAGAGGGATCGAAGGTGAAAGG GGAAAGCACCAGCTGACAGCCGAGTTAAAGGACAAGGAGATCAACAGTCTGAAGGAGGAACTGAAATTGTTCCAG TTGTTCAAGTACAGTTTGGAGAAGAAATTAAGCGAGCTG GAGCAGAAGCTGCAGCTGCAGACCCAGACCAAAGACAGCCACCTGAAACAACTGGGGGAGGTGGAGAAGAGGTTTGGGGCTCTCTCCAGACAGTGTGCAATGGTCAAGCAGGCCCACGAGAAGCTGGAGCAAAATG TTGAAGATGCCATGAGACTCAATAAGAAACTAACTTCTGTCAATAGAAAACAAgaatccacaatcatctccttaaaACAG GATGTGGAGGAACTTAATAACAAGCTTATTAAGGCAAAAGTGACATCTGTGGGTAGATCTGAAGAGAACTGCAACCTCACAGTCAAAGAGCAAAACATACAGCAACTCCAACACAGGCTGCATGTG gAAACTGAAATGAATAAAAAACTCAGAGATGAGCATACAACTGAAAGAAATGGAAAAAAG gaggTGATGAACTCCCTACAGCTTGCCCAGCAGCTTCTGCTGACACAGACTCAGGCTGTGAGCCGAGTGGAGCTGGAGCTTCAAGCACAGCGACAGGAGTACCAG GCCCTTAAAAGAGAACATGAAGTGATCCGAGAGAAGATCCAGGAAAAAGAAGACAGATTCACTCATCTGCTGGAGGAGTACAGAAATTGTAGAATGATCTGGGAAAATGAG AAACTGACATTACAAGAGAGGATCCAGTCAGAGCACCAAGACCTGAGATCTGTAAAGGAGGCTTATAACCACCTTCATGAGCAACACACAGAACTATCATCCCGTGCTATACTGCAAGCAGAACACATACAGGGACTGGAG AGTGGGATGAAGGACTATGTTAAAGACAACAAGAATCCAATGGGTGAAAACAGAGATCAATCCGCTAAGGATGAATATGTCTCAAAGGACGTTTGTAGAGTTGACACAGTTGTAGTGGATGAAGTGGCTCAAACAGCAGAAAGTGAATCTACACAGGAGAATCTAGATGTTACAGATGTGTCAG ACCAAAGCAGGGAAGTCGGTCCTTCCGGTTGTTCGGAGACTGTGATTGATGACTCCCCACAGACAGCCCACTGTAAGGTTATCGACAGTGTACAGGCCACCCATGGTACCAATCCAGATCGGTCCACAGACgtagagggaggaagaaagagcTGTCAGGGTGAAGACAAGCCTAGCTCAGTGCTCCAGCCACCAGCAGGAAGTCTGAAGGGGTTGGCTTCGCTCCGGTCTGGATCTACAGACGGTCTGACCACGGTCACAGACGTGGTCCATGTGCTGAGTATTTGCGGAATAGGAGAAGGTCAGCCAACTGACTCAAACAACAAACGTAGCTCCAGTGATTTCAATTATCCATTCTGCAGTTTGATTAATAATGTCTGCTCGTCCAGCAACGTCCATCTGAGCGACAAAGGTGACTCTATGAGTGGGCTATCTGGCTTTGAGAACAGTTCTGTTTATGGTGCGCTAAACAGTGACCCAATGGCTGGAGGAACAAGGGATGGAGAGCAAGACCAGAGTGTGTATACACCAGAGATGACAACCAGCCAGACATTTAATAAacacagaggcagacagaaaAGCACATCATCATTTCAGGACATTGACCCAGTCCAAGCTGTGACCCCATTGGCAGTCTCACAGTCAGATCCATGCAACATTCTCCTTCAGAAGGTCATTGGAATCCATGTAATAAGATGTCACACGCCAGAGGCCAATGAGGTCAACATCCTTTCAGAGTCACCTAGCAGCTCATTACCAGCCTCAGCccaacaacacagcaacacacacattgAGAATCCGACAGAACAAGAGACAATCGGCacgtcttgtcttccatcacagcCCCTGAACATGGCACAGCAAATCAATCCCCATGGTGTTGTTGCACAGGACTGTGCTCAGTATGACTGTAATATTGGAACCAAGGAGCCTGACGACAAGCATGAACAACCAGTTAGAGACTCTGTGCCAGTAACTGAGGATGCACTCTATCCTAATTGTCAGGAAACCTTACCAGAGAGTGGAGATCTCAATGTGAGCCCTGATGCTGGAAACCATGGAGATCCTGAACAACCTTCTTCAGATGTTAGTGTGGACGTTGACGGGCCTGTTGGATCACAGTCCCAACCATGTCCAGTGGCTATGGACTCACCACAGTCTGAGAGGGTTCATGAAGGCCACTGCTGTAACTCTACAGTGGAGGAGAAGTTGAGACCACCTCATGCCAATGACAAAGATATTGAAGTTAAGCACAACAACCCAGCGACCTCCAAACCCCCAAGCGATGAGACAGATCTCTCCCCCAAAAGCAATCATTCAAAACAATCTTGCCTGCTGAAAACTGAGGAGAAGACATCTGAAACCATTGACTATTCGTTTCTAGCAAGCAACAAAAGATATCGATCATCATTTGAGTTAACTTCCGGGAAGAGGGACATACATTCCAGGAACATGCACAGCATCGTAATTAGTCAAACAACTCCGACATGCCAGATATCCCCAGTGTCTGACCTGAACACTAAACTGTCCTCTGGATTCCAAGAGCCTCCTTCTCCATTCACAATTCCCATCTTTCTAAAGGGCAAGCAAAACACCAGAG ATCCATCAATGATGACTAGGTCTGCAGACTCGCACAACCCTCCCAGCCTACTGACGTCCCACACGAGGGATCATCAAGGGGAATGGAATACCATTAGAGAGACCTTTTATGAAATGTCAGCAGAAAAA GAAAGCAGAGATCACATCTCAGTCAACTCTGCTTTGCCCATCATCACGACCCCTTCCTCTATGGGCAGCAGCAAGTTGTGGCAGGACTACCCCAGGACCGTttcctctccatgtctctccaacAGCAGCAGGTTGTGGCAGGACCTCCCCAGGAccgtctcctctccctgtcacccCAGCTTCTGCAGAGGAACTGCTTCTGAGGctttcccacccagctcacaggACGACGAAGAGTCACAGCAATCCAACATCAGAGCCCAAATTGCTCAAATAGAGCCGTTCCTGTGCTCCGCGAGGTTGAGACTCCCAAAGAAACGCAAAATGGATTAA